One window of Mucilaginibacter inviolabilis genomic DNA carries:
- a CDS encoding short chain dehydrogenase — protein sequence MKIIIVGASGTIGKKVTEALRGENEIITAGSKSGDIQVDISSTESIEAFYKQTGHFDALVSVTGNAYFGPLKTMTIKDFDIGLQSKVRGQVNLVLIGQHYINAKGSFTLTSGILSDDPILLGANPSAVNGAINSFVKAAAIELENNVRINAISAGVVEDAPGYFPYFPGHIPVTMDKVTNAYYKSVFGALTGQVIQVW from the coding sequence ATGAAAATAATTATTGTGGGCGCCAGCGGCACCATTGGTAAAAAAGTAACAGAAGCCCTTCGCGGCGAAAATGAGATCATTACTGCCGGGTCCAAGAGCGGCGATATACAGGTAGATATCAGCAGTACCGAATCTATCGAAGCATTTTACAAACAAACAGGCCATTTTGATGCTCTCGTGAGTGTTACCGGCAATGCCTATTTTGGTCCGCTCAAAACCATGACCATCAAAGATTTTGATATCGGTCTGCAAAGCAAAGTACGAGGACAGGTAAACCTGGTATTAATTGGTCAGCATTATATAAACGCAAAAGGATCATTTACGCTTACCTCCGGTATTTTATCAGACGATCCTATTTTGCTTGGCGCCAACCCAAGCGCAGTAAACGGGGCCATTAACTCATTTGTAAAAGCCGCGGCTATTGAACTGGAAAATAATGTACGTATTAACGCTATCAGCGCCGGTGTGGTAGAAGACGCACCAGGCTATTTCCCCTACTTCCCTGGCCATATCCCCGTAACTATGGATAAGGTAACCAATGCCTATTACAAAAGCGTATTTGGCGCGTTGACTGGGCAGGTAATACAGGTTTGGTAA
- a CDS encoding SusC/RagA family TonB-linked outer membrane protein codes for MRKFLLLKQVGYFRLQWPPNKWCPQLALVAFFFMFYLLTSSSVSAQNKFKISGTVTDTTGEVLTGVAIRVQGTQAGTTTDIKGKFTLNVPDANSTLSVSYIGFVTAEIPINGRSVIAIRLKSNNSALQEVVVTGYGTQKRASITGAISSITSKDIERVHGGSTVSTGLAGKIPGVTFRQAEGRPGSSASIQIRNLGAPLYVIDGIQQDEGQFNNLAPNDVESISVLKDASAAIYGVRAGNGVVVVTTKRGSGESRINVDSYLGFQSWDRFPNVLTNSYDYMKALAAAQVITNGSTSITDAELAKYKAGTEPGYQSFNWKPFVLANSGAPLNSFHADFTGAGDRVTYYVAGTHLYQNSPAGAEYLFKRTNIQSNVKARVAAGLSVSMNINGRVETRENPGVPGADDYFLAKLGILENTPLDRPYANDNPAYLRDNGPHTEANYAFLNDKLSGVWHQDWRVLQTNFEAEYIIPGIKGLTAKYDYSYYYADELLNNHEYTYNAYTYNQQTGNYDITHAVTNPWREREQRKELNTTTQLQLSYNNTFGKSTIGATLVNERIHKEHLRNWLHANPISNNLPLIYFPTMDQYQDSDDSEARIGYVARFNYNYDNRYYLEALGRRDASYLFDPAHRVGYFPGVSVGWRITNEGFMKKLLGDNSILNDLKFRASYGVLGDDRSPYDASGNTPIVTPYAYLPGYNYANGAAGNVAILDGNPVSTSINKGIPVNNVSWMKSKIFNVGADFSMLNNRLTGAIEYFKRSRTGIVGNNYSVVLPVEVGFGLPGINENSDSQRGAEISLAYNNKIGEVSYNIGGNFSYSRKKTGIYADTPFGNSLDEYFRSQNNRTANIFWGYQVIGQFTSAAQINGYKVNEDGKGNSTVLPGDLIYKDQNGDGKIDGNDMRPIGYGLGAQPNMNFGLSLGLAYKGFDFHADFSGGSGYSWNQNWESRWAFQNNGNLNTIFLDSWHLSNPNDVNSTWVSGKYPVNRNNVGTNHYDYSSNSTFWLHNVKYIRARTIEIGYSLPKDLLAKVKIKRARFYANVYNLFSIDNLRQYGVDPEVNDDNGLQTPQSRVYNFGVNLTF; via the coding sequence ATGAGAAAATTTTTACTACTCAAACAAGTAGGGTATTTCCGCTTGCAATGGCCACCCAATAAATGGTGCCCTCAATTAGCATTGGTTGCTTTTTTCTTCATGTTTTACCTGCTTACCTCATCTTCGGTATCTGCGCAAAATAAGTTTAAGATAAGCGGTACGGTAACTGATACCACCGGCGAAGTGCTTACCGGGGTTGCCATCCGCGTGCAGGGAACCCAGGCCGGTACAACAACCGATATTAAAGGAAAATTTACCCTCAACGTTCCGGATGCTAATAGCACTTTGAGCGTAAGCTATATTGGCTTTGTAACAGCCGAGATTCCGATCAATGGCCGATCGGTTATTGCTATCCGTTTAAAATCGAATAACTCGGCACTTCAGGAAGTGGTAGTAACCGGTTATGGCACGCAAAAAAGAGCTTCGATAACAGGTGCTATTTCCAGCATAACCAGTAAGGATATTGAACGCGTGCATGGTGGTTCTACCGTGAGTACGGGTTTAGCTGGTAAGATACCAGGTGTCACTTTCAGACAAGCAGAAGGACGTCCTGGTTCCAGTGCGTCTATCCAGATCCGTAATTTGGGCGCACCACTTTATGTAATTGATGGTATTCAGCAAGATGAGGGGCAGTTTAACAACCTGGCGCCTAATGATGTGGAAAGTATCTCGGTATTGAAGGATGCATCAGCAGCCATTTATGGTGTACGTGCAGGAAATGGTGTGGTAGTGGTAACCACTAAAAGAGGATCGGGAGAGAGCCGGATCAATGTAGACTCTTACCTGGGTTTTCAATCATGGGACAGGTTTCCAAACGTATTGACTAATTCTTATGATTATATGAAAGCCCTGGCGGCAGCACAGGTAATTACCAATGGCAGTACCTCCATTACCGACGCCGAACTGGCAAAGTACAAGGCAGGTACCGAACCAGGGTATCAGAGTTTTAATTGGAAACCATTTGTGTTGGCAAATTCAGGTGCACCATTAAATTCATTCCATGCAGATTTTACTGGCGCAGGCGATAGAGTTACCTACTATGTAGCTGGTACCCATTTATACCAAAACTCGCCGGCCGGTGCTGAATATCTTTTCAAGCGTACCAATATCCAATCCAATGTAAAAGCAAGAGTAGCTGCTGGTCTTTCGGTAAGTATGAATATCAACGGCAGGGTAGAAACACGCGAAAATCCGGGTGTTCCAGGAGCTGACGACTATTTTTTAGCTAAATTGGGAATACTCGAAAATACCCCTTTAGATAGACCCTATGCTAATGATAACCCCGCTTATTTGCGCGACAATGGTCCGCATACCGAAGCCAATTATGCGTTTTTAAATGATAAGCTTTCGGGTGTCTGGCACCAGGACTGGCGGGTATTACAAACCAATTTTGAAGCTGAGTATATTATCCCAGGTATAAAAGGTCTTACAGCAAAGTATGATTATTCATATTACTATGCCGATGAGTTGCTAAACAACCACGAGTATACTTACAACGCCTACACTTATAACCAACAAACCGGTAACTATGATATAACCCATGCCGTTACCAACCCGTGGCGGGAGCGCGAACAACGGAAAGAGCTTAATACCACTACCCAGCTACAGTTAAGCTATAATAACACTTTTGGTAAAAGTACCATCGGCGCTACCCTGGTTAACGAGCGCATCCATAAAGAGCACCTGAGGAACTGGCTGCATGCTAACCCTATCTCTAATAATCTGCCTTTGATCTATTTCCCAACTATGGATCAGTACCAGGACAGTGATGACTCCGAAGCTCGTATAGGTTATGTAGCCCGTTTCAATTATAACTATGATAACCGTTATTATTTGGAAGCATTGGGTAGAAGAGATGCATCATATCTGTTTGACCCCGCCCATCGTGTTGGTTATTTTCCCGGTGTATCGGTAGGATGGAGAATTACCAACGAGGGTTTTATGAAAAAACTGTTGGGTGATAATAGCATACTTAACGACTTGAAATTCAGAGCTTCATATGGTGTACTGGGTGACGACAGAAGTCCTTATGATGCTAGTGGAAATACACCTATTGTAACGCCATATGCTTATCTGCCCGGTTATAATTACGCAAATGGAGCTGCCGGTAACGTGGCTATATTGGATGGTAACCCTGTTTCCACCTCCATCAATAAAGGTATCCCGGTTAATAACGTATCCTGGATGAAAAGTAAAATATTTAACGTGGGTGCCGATTTTAGTATGCTCAATAACCGTTTAACCGGTGCCATTGAGTATTTTAAAAGATCACGTACAGGTATTGTCGGAAACAATTATAGCGTAGTATTACCAGTCGAAGTAGGCTTTGGTTTGCCCGGCATCAATGAAAATTCCGACTCGCAACGCGGCGCTGAAATATCTCTGGCCTACAACAATAAAATAGGTGAAGTAAGCTATAACATTGGCGGAAACTTCTCTTATAGTCGTAAAAAAACAGGTATTTATGCCGATACGCCTTTTGGCAACTCGCTGGATGAATACTTCCGCTCACAAAATAACCGTACCGCCAATATTTTCTGGGGATATCAGGTTATCGGGCAATTTACCTCTGCTGCCCAGATCAACGGGTATAAAGTAAATGAAGACGGAAAAGGTAACAGCACTGTATTACCCGGTGATTTGATATACAAAGATCAAAATGGCGACGGTAAAATTGACGGCAATGATATGCGCCCTATAGGTTACGGTTTGGGTGCGCAACCTAATATGAACTTTGGCCTTTCGCTGGGTTTGGCTTATAAAGGTTTTGATTTTCATGCCGACTTTTCAGGCGGATCCGGCTATTCATGGAACCAGAACTGGGAATCAAGATGGGCCTTCCAGAATAATGGCAATTTAAATACCATTTTCCTGGACAGCTGGCACCTGAGTAATCCAAACGATGTAAATAGTACCTGGGTATCCGGCAAGTATCCGGTTAACCGTAACAACGTAGGTACCAATCATTACGACTACTCCTCAAACTCTACCTTTTGGCTCCACAACGTGAAATACATACGGGCCCGGACAATTGAAATAGGCTATTCGTTGCCTAAAGACCTGTTAGCCAAAGTGAAAATTAAAAGGGCGAGATTCTACGCCAACGTATACAATCTGTTTTCTATAGATAACCTGCGCCAATACGGAGTTGACCCGGAGGTTAATGACGATAACGGTTTGCAAACGCCGCAAAGCAGGGTTTACAACTTTGGTGTTAACCTAACCTTTTAA
- a CDS encoding hybrid sensor histidine kinase/response regulator transcription factor, which produces MKPVFLAALLLLLSFNICCAQSYYFRHYQVEQGLSNNTVYCIMQDKRGFLWLGTKDGLNRFDGYTFKTFRHDVKDKKSISGNMVHTLCLDKDGSFWIGTDHGLDKYNPQTESFIHITSNNNAIRYMVSDQFHNCWFVSRSALMKFDKRTGKIIDYRPFQHFDATSVAINESGDVWVSSTSGSLEKLDTVTHSFSSYSVFKNSPLVASKFIEKIYSADNKIFIGTTNQGIKEFDCSRGTYRDLLTYNPNKTEIYVRDFVKYNDHELWIATESGIFIYDIQKGTFTNLKKQFNDPYSISDNAVYTVYKDSEGGLWAGTYFGGVNYYPKQYSTFNKFYPGSDETGLQGNVVREICKDQYGNLWMGTEDNGLNKLSPDKQTWTHYYPGGKNTISNTNIHGLMANGNELFIGTLERGLNILDIPSGKVIRYYLAGNAKNMLKSNFIITFCKTRSGIILVGTTQGLYRYNTTTKDFTQIDGVPTHDFIYSITEDHNGNIWIGTVHDGVYFYNPDKNSSYKLKDEHGITNALDNSTVNGIFEDSNHQLWFATEGLGLWNYNPDQKAFQFYDLSNGFPSNYVFRILEDDHKNLWISTTRGLVCLNIYAKSIKVYTKASGLLSDQFNYNSAFKDTDGTMYFGCVKGMVSFNPSQFKKNDFVAPVYITGIQVHNQEILVNGNDSLLHQSIISTKKLSLNHNQSSFSIDFAALSYPSPEMTQYKYLMKGLDKNWTFLKTNRKVYFTQLQPGHYTFIVKATNNNGQWLSQETRLDITITPPFWESIWAYMAYIVLILFAIYYLLNQYHIKTREKNKRLIEILENDKEKQIYNAKIEFFTNVAHEIRTPLTLIKGPMEKVIKKAGSVPEIQHNLQIMEKNTDRLLELTNQLLDFRKTETNGFSLSFVKTDITELLADTFLRFKPMAEQKNIHYELKHPPKNLYAYVDIEAFTKIISNLINNAIKYGRSIVEVELLKLQPDEGTFSIEIRNNGHIVPYEMREKIFEPFFRLKESEKQIGTGIGLSLSRSLTGLHKGVLVLCKPVDDLNTFLLTLPIHQDEEFDLYNIPEDYELIDKTKEEDFDFMKPIILLVDDNPEILDFISDDLSEKYSVIKALNGQEALDMIEIENIQLIISDVMMPVMDGFELCKKIKTNFDHSHIPIILLTAKNTLQSKIEGLEVGADAYIEKPFSPEHLQVQIANLLINRNKIREHFASSPLAGINTMAYSKPDESFLDRLNSAITKNIQNPELDVEQIAGLMNMSKPTLYRKVKAISNLTINELINITRLKAAAQLLEDGDYKIYEVAAMVGYSSQSHLGRNFLKQFGTTPTEYQQNKKSIKTRSVN; this is translated from the coding sequence TTGAAACCTGTATTTTTAGCCGCTTTATTATTACTCCTGTCATTTAATATCTGCTGTGCACAATCGTACTATTTCAGACATTACCAGGTAGAACAGGGGTTGTCAAACAATACCGTTTACTGCATCATGCAGGATAAGCGTGGCTTTTTATGGCTCGGAACCAAGGATGGCCTTAATCGGTTTGATGGCTACACCTTTAAAACATTCAGGCATGATGTAAAGGATAAAAAAAGCATTTCCGGCAATATGGTGCATACCCTTTGCCTGGATAAGGACGGCAGTTTTTGGATAGGTACAGACCACGGACTTGACAAATACAACCCTCAAACAGAAAGCTTTATACACATCACTTCAAACAACAACGCCATCAGGTATATGGTAAGCGATCAGTTTCATAACTGCTGGTTTGTTTCCCGGTCGGCATTGATGAAGTTTGATAAAAGGACAGGAAAAATAATTGACTACAGGCCATTTCAACATTTTGATGCAACCTCTGTGGCCATTAATGAATCTGGCGATGTCTGGGTATCATCCACATCGGGCAGCCTGGAAAAACTGGATACTGTAACGCATTCCTTTAGCAGCTATAGTGTGTTTAAAAACTCCCCACTGGTTGCCTCAAAATTCATTGAAAAAATATATAGCGCTGATAATAAAATATTCATCGGCACTACCAACCAGGGTATCAAGGAGTTTGATTGCTCCAGGGGTACTTACCGCGACTTGCTAACCTACAATCCTAATAAAACCGAGATATACGTACGCGACTTTGTAAAATATAATGATCATGAATTGTGGATAGCTACCGAGTCGGGCATATTTATTTATGATATACAAAAAGGCACCTTCACTAATCTCAAGAAACAGTTCAATGATCCTTACTCTATATCAGATAATGCTGTTTACACGGTTTACAAAGACTCCGAAGGTGGTCTTTGGGCCGGAACTTACTTTGGCGGGGTAAATTATTATCCCAAGCAATACTCTACATTCAACAAATTCTATCCCGGATCTGACGAAACAGGTTTGCAGGGCAATGTGGTGCGTGAAATATGTAAAGATCAATACGGCAATCTATGGATGGGTACGGAGGACAACGGGCTGAACAAACTTAGTCCGGATAAACAAACCTGGACACATTACTATCCCGGTGGTAAAAACACTATATCCAACACCAATATACATGGCTTAATGGCCAATGGTAATGAGCTTTTTATCGGCACATTAGAACGTGGATTAAATATACTGGATATCCCCAGCGGTAAAGTGATCAGGTATTATCTGGCTGGCAATGCTAAAAACATGCTCAAAAGTAATTTCATTATCACTTTCTGCAAAACACGTTCGGGTATTATCCTGGTGGGCACAACACAAGGGCTTTACAGATACAATACCACTACCAAAGATTTTACGCAGATAGACGGCGTGCCAACACACGATTTTATTTACAGCATTACGGAAGATCATAACGGCAATATCTGGATAGGTACGGTACATGATGGTGTTTATTTTTATAACCCCGACAAAAATTCCAGTTACAAACTAAAAGATGAACATGGCATAACCAATGCCCTGGACAACAGCACAGTTAACGGCATTTTTGAAGACAGCAACCATCAGCTCTGGTTCGCTACCGAGGGTCTGGGTTTATGGAATTATAACCCGGATCAAAAAGCCTTTCAATTTTACGATCTAAGTAATGGTTTTCCTAGTAACTATGTTTTCCGGATACTGGAAGATGATCACAAAAATCTGTGGATAAGCACCACCCGCGGACTGGTGTGCTTAAACATTTACGCTAAAAGCATTAAGGTATACACCAAAGCCAGTGGTTTGCTGAGCGATCAGTTTAACTATAACTCAGCCTTTAAAGACACAGATGGCACCATGTATTTTGGCTGTGTAAAAGGCATGGTGAGCTTTAATCCTTCACAATTCAAAAAAAACGATTTTGTAGCGCCGGTTTATATCACCGGGATACAAGTACACAACCAGGAGATATTGGTTAACGGCAATGATTCCTTACTTCACCAATCAATCATCAGCACCAAAAAGCTTAGTCTCAACCATAACCAATCGTCATTTAGTATTGATTTTGCGGCATTGAGCTACCCTTCTCCCGAAATGACCCAGTATAAATACCTCATGAAGGGGCTCGACAAAAACTGGACTTTTTTAAAAACAAACCGTAAAGTATACTTTACTCAGTTACAACCCGGCCATTACACTTTTATTGTTAAAGCGACTAATAACAACGGACAGTGGCTAAGCCAAGAAACGAGGCTCGACATTACTATAACCCCGCCTTTCTGGGAAAGTATCTGGGCATATATGGCTTATATAGTATTGATACTGTTTGCTATATATTATTTATTAAATCAATACCACATTAAAACCCGCGAGAAGAACAAGCGACTCATCGAGATACTGGAAAACGATAAGGAAAAGCAGATATACAATGCCAAAATAGAGTTTTTTACCAATGTAGCCCATGAAATACGCACCCCGCTTACCTTGATAAAAGGCCCGATGGAAAAGGTAATCAAAAAAGCGGGCAGCGTTCCAGAGATACAGCACAACCTGCAAATCATGGAAAAAAACACCGATCGCTTGTTGGAACTGACTAACCAGCTGCTTGATTTCCGGAAAACCGAAACCAATGGCTTTAGCCTCAGCTTTGTTAAAACCGATATTACAGAGTTGCTTGCTGATACCTTTTTAAGATTCAAGCCCATGGCGGAACAGAAAAATATTCACTACGAATTGAAGCACCCACCTAAAAATCTGTATGCTTATGTAGATATTGAGGCTTTCACCAAAATTATAAGTAACCTCATTAACAATGCTATCAAATACGGTCGTTCGATAGTTGAGGTGGAATTATTGAAGCTCCAGCCAGATGAAGGTACTTTTTCTATCGAGATCAGGAACAATGGACACATCGTTCCCTATGAAATGCGCGAGAAAATATTTGAACCCTTCTTTCGCCTAAAAGAATCTGAAAAACAAATAGGTACCGGCATCGGACTTTCCCTTTCACGCTCCCTTACAGGGTTACATAAAGGTGTATTGGTGCTTTGCAAACCGGTGGATGACCTGAATACATTTTTGTTAACCCTACCTATACACCAGGACGAAGAATTTGACCTGTATAATATACCCGAGGATTATGAACTAATTGATAAAACCAAAGAGGAGGATTTTGACTTTATGAAACCAATTATACTTTTAGTGGATGATAACCCTGAGATACTTGACTTTATTTCGGACGACCTGAGCGAAAAATATTCGGTTATTAAAGCCCTGAATGGCCAGGAAGCTTTGGATATGATCGAAATTGAAAACATACAGCTCATCATCAGCGATGTAATGATGCCTGTGATGGATGGTTTTGAACTATGTAAAAAAATAAAAACCAACTTTGACCACAGCCATATCCCCATTATATTGCTTACGGCCAAAAACACCCTGCAAAGCAAAATAGAGGGCCTTGAGGTAGGTGCTGATGCCTATATAGAAAAGCCATTCTCGCCCGAACATTTACAGGTGCAGATAGCCAACCTGCTGATCAACCGCAACAAGATACGGGAACACTTTGCAAGCTCGCCGCTGGCAGGCATCAATACCATGGCTTACTCCAAACCCGATGAAAGCTTTTTGGACAGACTTAACTCGGCTATTACCAAAAACATCCAAAACCCCGAGCTGGATGTGGAGCAAATTGCCGGCTTAATGAATATGAGCAAACCCACTTTATATCGTAAGGTTAAAGCCATATCAAACCTCACCATCAATGAGCTCATTAACATAACCCGGCTAAAAGCCGCTGCCCAGCTGCTGGAAGATGGCGATTATAAAATTTACGAAGTAGCTGCTATGGTGGGTTACAGCTCACAATCGCACCTGGGCCGTAACTTTCTGAAACAGTTTGGCACTACCCCTACAGAGTATCAGCAAAATAAAAAAAGCATCAAAACCCGATCGGTTAATTAA
- a CDS encoding glycoside hydrolase family 43 protein, producing MKKLYITFCLFILTSMGCLAQDTFTNPLLPSGADPWIIYHNGYYYYTNSTGSNLVIWKTKRVTDLNKAEKKVIWTPPAGTAHSKELWAPELHFLQGKWYMYFAADDGDNNHHRLYVLENASADPLQGEWIFKGQIGDSTNKWAIDVSVFENKGQLYLIWAGWEGDANGQQNIYIAKMKDPCTVSSERVKISSPEYPWEKYGDLHDDKNPTHVNVNEGPEILKHGNKLFLIYSASGCWTDYYALGMLSTTISSNLLDAASWKKSPEPVFKQSPENGVYAPGHNSFFKSPNGKENWILYHANSKPGQGCGHDRSPRAQKFTWNKDGSPNFGIPLKEGIPLPIPAE from the coding sequence ATGAAAAAGTTATACATCACTTTTTGCCTTTTCATACTAACCTCCATGGGCTGCCTGGCTCAGGACACTTTTACCAATCCGCTGCTGCCATCAGGTGCCGATCCTTGGATTATTTATCACAATGGTTATTACTATTATACCAACTCAACCGGAAGTAACCTGGTGATCTGGAAAACCAAACGGGTAACCGACTTGAACAAAGCGGAGAAAAAAGTGATCTGGACACCACCCGCCGGTACAGCACATTCTAAAGAACTATGGGCACCCGAGCTCCATTTTTTGCAGGGCAAATGGTACATGTATTTTGCTGCCGATGATGGCGATAACAACCATCACCGTTTATATGTACTGGAAAACGCCTCTGCCGATCCGCTACAGGGCGAATGGATATTCAAAGGGCAAATTGGCGATAGCACCAACAAATGGGCTATTGATGTTTCTGTATTTGAGAACAAAGGCCAACTTTACCTGATATGGGCAGGCTGGGAAGGCGACGCCAACGGCCAGCAGAATATTTATATCGCCAAAATGAAAGATCCCTGTACTGTAAGCAGTGAAAGGGTTAAAATATCAAGTCCGGAGTATCCCTGGGAAAAATATGGCGACCTACACGACGACAAAAACCCAACCCATGTTAATGTAAACGAAGGTCCCGAGATATTGAAACATGGTAACAAATTGTTTCTGATATACTCGGCAAGCGGTTGCTGGACAGATTATTATGCACTGGGAATGCTTAGCACTACCATCAGCAGTAATTTACTTGATGCAGCCTCCTGGAAAAAGTCGCCTGAGCCGGTTTTTAAGCAGTCGCCCGAGAATGGGGTGTATGCGCCGGGACACAATTCATTTTTCAAATCGCCAAATGGTAAGGAGAATTGGATCCTGTATCATGCCAACTCCAAACCCGGTCAGGGCTGCGGACACGACCGTTCGCCAAGGGCACAAAAATTTACCTGGAATAAAGATGGTTCGCCAAATTTTGGTATACCTCTGAAAGAGGGAATACCGTTACCAATTCCAGCTGAGTAA
- a CDS encoding AMP-dependent synthetase/ligase, which translates to MSQLIESSTIPGFIRNVVANVHPDSHTFLMHKVKDTWVEITYKQALEKIDAISAWFLRMGVQKGDRLSLIIENGPDYVYYDQALQQIGAVNTSIYPTLSESEIEYILNDSGAKTILVGNPFLLRKVLRVANNCEALIRIIPAFDDFEKYSDKLSLNAGVVGFEQVIQEGLGLVEQYKHAIAAAREAILTTDISCLIYTSGTTGIPKGVMLTHHNLTQNVINSLIQIPYIEKTDLFLSFLPLSHVFERTATYHICLSMGCTIAFAQSLELLAKNMAEVKPTVLCCVPRLLERIHDKAIKNGTSAGGVKSKIFLWALEIGKKYRLVQEAGKKPGLILKNQHKIAEKLVFSKIKEKTGGRLKFMVSGGGALPRNIGEFFGDLGIVILEGFGLTETSPVMAVTEYHRVIYGTVGRIIPGIEVAIQNVETQHIYTIQTHDNFKEDLESEEGEIIVRGHCVMKGYWNKPEETATVIDKDGWFHTGDIGRFYRGNLQITDRLKNMLVNAYGKNIYPTPVENTYLKSPKIEQIFLVGDKREYITAIIVPSRETMQETFGLKDAFFEQPDVFIEDKELVDWVGQDLRKLSHELAKFERIKAFKVKRNPFSMDDGEITPTMKAKRKVIEKKYAADIDEMYLQETEAD; encoded by the coding sequence ATGAGCCAGTTAATTGAATCGTCAACTATTCCCGGTTTTATACGCAATGTTGTAGCCAACGTCCATCCAGATAGTCATACTTTTTTAATGCATAAGGTAAAAGATACCTGGGTTGAAATAACCTATAAGCAAGCATTAGAAAAAATTGACGCTATATCGGCCTGGTTCCTTCGCATGGGTGTACAGAAAGGCGACCGTCTTTCGCTCATTATCGAGAACGGTCCTGATTATGTTTACTATGATCAGGCCCTGCAGCAGATAGGCGCCGTAAATACATCCATCTACCCTACACTTAGCGAAAGCGAGATTGAATACATCCTCAATGATTCTGGTGCTAAAACCATTTTGGTGGGTAATCCCTTTCTGTTAAGGAAAGTTTTAAGGGTTGCTAACAATTGCGAGGCCTTAATCCGCATTATACCGGCTTTTGATGATTTTGAAAAATACAGCGACAAGCTGAGCCTGAATGCCGGCGTAGTTGGCTTTGAGCAGGTGATACAGGAAGGTCTTGGTCTGGTTGAACAATACAAACACGCTATTGCCGCCGCCCGCGAAGCTATTTTAACTACGGATATTTCCTGTTTAATCTATACTTCGGGCACTACGGGTATTCCCAAAGGTGTTATGCTTACGCATCATAACCTTACCCAAAACGTGATCAACAGTTTAATTCAGATCCCGTATATCGAAAAAACAGACCTATTCCTCTCGTTCCTGCCCTTATCGCATGTGTTTGAGCGCACAGCCACTTATCATATTTGCCTTTCGATGGGTTGTACCATAGCCTTTGCACAAAGTTTGGAACTGCTGGCTAAAAACATGGCCGAGGTAAAACCAACCGTATTGTGCTGCGTACCGCGATTGCTGGAACGCATTCATGATAAGGCCATCAAAAACGGCACATCTGCCGGAGGCGTAAAATCAAAAATATTTCTTTGGGCCCTGGAAATAGGCAAAAAATACCGCCTGGTTCAGGAAGCAGGTAAAAAACCTGGACTCATTCTAAAAAATCAACATAAAATTGCCGAGAAACTGGTATTCAGCAAGATCAAGGAGAAAACCGGCGGTCGCTTAAAGTTCATGGTATCGGGCGGCGGTGCATTGCCACGTAATATCGGCGAGTTTTTTGGTGATCTGGGCATTGTGATACTGGAAGGCTTTGGCCTAACAGAAACATCGCCGGTTATGGCCGTTACCGAATATCACCGGGTAATTTATGGCACCGTTGGCCGTATTATTCCGGGTATTGAGGTGGCTATTCAAAATGTAGAAACACAGCATATTTATACCATACAAACACACGATAACTTTAAGGAAGATCTGGAATCGGAAGAAGGAGAGATCATTGTGCGCGGGCATTGCGTAATGAAAGGCTACTGGAACAAACCCGAGGAGACCGCTACCGTAATTGATAAAGATGGCTGGTTCCATACCGGTGATATCGGCAGATTTTATCGTGGCAACCTGCAAATAACCGACCGGTTAAAGAACATGCTCGTGAATGCCTATGGCAAAAACATATACCCTACCCCGGTTGAGAACACGTACCTCAAAAGCCCTAAAATTGAACAGATATTTTTAGTGGGCGATAAACGCGAATATATTACGGCCATCATCGTACCGTCGCGCGAAACCATGCAGGAAACTTTTGGCTTAAAAGACGCGTTTTTTGAACAGCCTGATGTGTTTATTGAAGATAAAGAACTGGTTGACTGGGTAGGTCAGGATCTGCGCAAACTGAGCCACGAACTGGCCAAGTTTGAGCGCATCAAAGCTTTCAAAGTAAAACGCAATCCATTCAGCATGGACGATGGTGAGATAACCCCCACCATGAAAGCCAAACGCAAAGTGATCGAAAAGAAATACGCCGCAGACATTGACGAAATGTACCTGCAGGAAACAGAAGCTGACTAG